The window CAGCAGGTtgcataggctgggggaggctctgcctccccaaacagccaggcgtggccccaCCCTCTGCTTACCACGGCTCCCCATGTGCTGCTTCAGTCCTCCAGCCCCcagtgctctgggatggggggtgcTGCGGCCACCTGCACTCTGGGATTGGTGGGATCAGGGGGCTGCACACTACCCGCCTTCCCAGCACTCCGGGGCCACCCGCCCTGCTGGTGCTCttttggggctggggtggagggggactaGCCTGGGGCGGGACTGGGATAGTGGCCACAGTGGGAGGGCCTCAGCTccagtggggcaggagggggggccTCAGACAGAAGGGGTTGGGCTGAGGGCTAGCCTCCCACAACCGGCGGTTCACGTGCTGCCCATGCAAGGGAGGCTGAAGCACCGAGCGGGGCAgaaacccagagcccccagccctgatcctatatttgaaaatatagaaaactcccaaaaatatttatataaatggtattctaataTTGTTTAATAGTTGATTTAaactgcagttaatttttttaatcacttgacagcctaaTAGTAAGCATAGCTTGAACATATGTTGCCTAAGGGTGGGGAATATAACCAACAAGTGAGGGATGCTGGAGTGAGACCAATGTAAGATGATCCCTGGAGATGTAACTAGTATTAATGTAAATTTGAACAGAGGAAGTTCAGGCTAAACACTGAAAAACATTTCCTAGTAGTGGAGACTGTGGAGTTGTCTCCCACAAGTGGTGCTGGAAACTTCATCAGTTGAGAGATTTCAGAACTGATTTTAACAGACTAGGAGAACACTCTGTAGTGAACAATCCAGCATTGTCCCTTGTGGGATGGGCTAGATAGAAAAGTAAACTTATTTAAAGCTGGAGATTACCTCATGCACTGTGTCAGCTTGTTCAACTCAGCCAACCAGGGAATGGCTTTGAGGAGTAAAAGCCCCCAATCCAAAGTGCCTTTTTTCCTCTCCCATGTTAGGATCATACATGACTGCTGCCTTTCCACCTTGCTAATTCCACGTATCGGACAAGATGTAATCTTATTTCTTGTATTTACGTAAAGCATTTGTCCATTCCTGAGATGGCTAACTGATTTTCTTCAGCCTATGCTCATTACATCTGAACAACTTcaagtattttgtttttatatgaTTTATACATTGGCTTTTCAAATGAAAGTTTTGAGTAGCTATTACTCCACATTGCCACTTCTGCCTATGCAACCAATACAATGATATATTTTTATAACTGATCGTATCtagttttttttctaattttcttttttaattaaaggaataATATACTTTCAGAAGATGCTCACACTGAAATGATTGAAGGATCTAGAATGTCCTCCTTCATTTGATCTTCACCTATGCAGGACACTTCCCCCTAGAACTCAAAACAAAGCACTGAAGTATGAAATTGAGCCAGTCATGAAATGCCAAAAtgtgcaggaaaaggggtgcCACCTGGGacgagggagagggaaggaaatcCCTCATTGAAAGTTGCCTTCCTCACAAAAATACTTGCCTACAGCAGTCAAAATTTATCTGTGGAATTTGGTTGGCTGAATGTAGGACCATCAGCAACCAGAACTGTCCATCTGCGTGTACAGCCACAAAGCAGCAAACAAAAGTTCCTGCAAATAACAATGCTCAGGACCAGAAGCTATCTTCATTTTATGTTTTGTATAGGACCAAACGTGGGTTGGGACTAAACAAACAAATAGCACTGAGCTCAACATGCTCTCCGATCATTTATCCCTATGACCACTGAGGGGGAAATAAATGTTACTGCTGTTAGAGATGGGGAAAGTAAGGTGCCAGAGGTGCCTTTTTTAATGCTTTTGCTTTGTTGTAAGCCATGAAGACTTCACAATTACCTGTacggtttttgtttgttttggtaagTCCTTTTCAAGTAATATCTTAAACTGTGCTGAGCTCAGAGTAGAAGTGCTGCCTGAAATGTGTTCTTGATTTGCTTATATCCTTCTCAAGTAGTTGTCCTTTTAGGTTGAAATTTCTCATTGGTTCTGAGTGAGGAAGTGAATGTTGAAGAAAATCTATTGTCGCTTTTAAGTAATCAGACGGGGAGGGCAAATAGTTTTGAGTTAACAGTTTAATGTAAACTGGTTGGCATTTAGTTTGTGAACGTGCCCTGCAATACCCAAATCAACGCACTGATGATAAACTCAAAGGGAAAGACACACACTTGGTCACAAATGtctaattttattttaagaacaatctcatttattaaaaaatacaaaCTCAGATTTATGCTAGTGGGGATGTCAAGCCTCCTTGTGCCACAGGCTGTATCTTTTCTCTAACTTCATTTTCCCCTCCCTTGGGTGATCACCTCTTACTGTTAGCTAGCCTCTTAAGTGAGGTCCCTAGACAGAACAACTCCCCTAACCAGTTGAATTCTGGTGCAGGGATAATTTGCACACTAGTGTATGTCAGAGTGGATGCTTAGAGCCTTTATCTTCATATGGCAGATTGTGGTTTAGCAAAATTACTCACTTAAGCCAATAATTAGAGTAGGGTGGGTAGATGTGGGTGGAGAAAAGGGCCTGCAtggaaggtggggtggggacataaTTTTCAAAGTGTGAATATACTCATTCAGCAGAACAAGGTGGTGGGGTTAAAGAGAGGAGTTGCAGAAAGCTATGGCAGgcttaaaaacagaaaagaaatttAAGAGCTTTAATATTTAGGTATTGTTTCATAAGTGGTAATACAGCTGCCAATTTTGCCTTCAAGGTGCTTCCTTCAAGTCAGATATACTAACAAAGCTGTATGTTAGCCAAACTGCTGCTAATTAGGTTGGTGGTAGGAGGAGGTCAGGACACAATAGCAGGTACTAGGAACAACTCCATATACTAAAGAGAATAAAACTTCTATACAGAGCAATTTatagcaaaatatatatattctggaCCTCTTCAGTATGCTCAACTCTACTGTGAATCAGAGAACAAATGTAACCTTAAGAGTAATGCACTGCTTATAAAATCTTATCATGTTGatagtagatttaaaaaaacttgCCATCTGAATAGTTAAATGTCCAATATGCCATTTTCACACCAGGGTCTGTTAGGTGAGGGAAGGCACTTGCTGTTGAAACAGCAGTTCCATTGCAATTGATAGCTATGGTGAAGTAGTATCAAAGTCAGAGTTATACTAACAATTCTGCTGTGACTTCTACTGTCTGAGCTGTATAAATATGTGCCAGTGACTCAGAGGGGCCAAAATCTTCATGTTTTGTATGTGAGTTTAGCATGAGTAAGAACAGCAAGGTTTAGTTCTGGCGAAGGCAGCTTTTCTCTCAATCTCTTTTTGGTAAATTGGTCTACTCTACAACTTGGCTGTTTGACTACAGGGAGCGGCGTACTCTTAGTTTAGGGAACTGATTCATTACTGTTGGAAAGGTACCTTGGTTTGTTCTGTGAGTATATTAGTTTTCTGTTTAATACTGACTGTTTTCTTGGGGAAATCCCTATGTGCATGCAGGCACACCTGCCAATTCTTCCTTTTGGCCAGGAAGCTAGCATCCCCTTGACATATCTCAGGTCACAGAGGAAGAGTTCACAGTACTTAGTTTTACAATCACAGTCACTCACAGCACCAAGATTGTCCAGACAAATAAAAAGTTACTGAAGAGAAGGCCACAGGGCAGAATTAACACAATTGCCCTTAACGAGCATTGTGTTCAGGGCTCAGATAAAAATAAAGCACTCGTGGGAAAGTTAAGCCTAGTTCTTTGCAGCTATATCTTCCCCTGCCTGTTCTTCCCAAGCTAATCACCCCAGCAGCTGTagctctgagagagagacactttagACCTGCCCTTCCTGAGTCAGAGATGGGGGCTGCCACAGTGCTAGGGACAGAAGAGCCTAATGGCAATTATACAGTTGTATCCATGGGCAGCAGAGGGGAAAGCTCTCAGCCTGTAAACGTTTTGTAATAACAGTGTCTTAGAGAGTAGGACATCTACCCTGCTCTGAGAGCAGGGAGGTAGTGGCAGCAGTTCTGGTTCTAGTGCCATGACTTCCACTGAAGCCTAAGGGTTGAAGGGAGGAATGTATATACATGTAGGGGGAAAGTCCCAAATGTGGTGTATAAGTCCAGCACAGGCTTTGGATAGTGATAGGTTGCACTTTGTTCCCTCTTCTAACTGGACAGGATGGGATTATAACCCTTCCTCTATGAATGCAATCCTATCAAAGAGCTGTGAAGAGGAAAAGTTACCCTTCAAACCCTGGCTGGTCCTACTTCAGTTCTTCTGGTTCCAGATGCAGCTACAGATGGTTAACAGGTCATGCCCTAAACTGTGCCAAACTGATTCATGGAACTTAAAAATTAAGGACAGCTGCATTTCAACAAGACCAAGTGCTTTACAATTGACTCTACCCTCAACCCATGCACATGGAGAACAGTGTTGGGATAGGGTAGGTTGCACCAAAGTGTGTGAGATACACCCTGGGACCCTTTCACGGGGGGCTCATTGTAGCACTTCACTTTCTGTGTCTGGACATTAAATGAGGTTCAGCATCTGGCCCACTCCAAGCAGCACCAAGATTCTCCTGCTGGGGTAGAGGGGATCAGTTCACAGGCTGCATCCTCAGCTGTAGGGGTGGTGTCTCCATGTACCTACAGCCAGTCTTCCCAGTCTGTCAAATCTCAATGGAGGGTGCCCTTACTGTCCACATAAGAAATAAACACTGATCCTTAAAACATGCATATCCACAGAAAAACAAGACCCTGAACACACACATGCTGCTGCTTGAACAAGCAGGTGACCCTGTTCTCACCGGAAATAAACTTTTCAATCTGGAGGGACTGTAGGCCCTGAGCCATGTCCATTTCAGACTCACTTGTGTCTTTAGCACATAAAGTCAGCATAGTTGCAACAACATTCAAACACAGAGGTAGACATTTTCAACAAGGGGGAATGGTGGCTCCCCTGTAAATTTGCTGGTCACCACCCTATTCTGAGAAATTCCCCCAATTAGGGGTTCAAAGTCTCTTCCTCATTTCACCTCAGTGGGTGGAAAACAGATGGTACCTTTGCAGTATACAAGcttaaaagcaaacttttttgTGGTCATATATATGCAAGGAGATAGCATCACCACTTAGTCTCTGCTAAAGTCTCTCTCATCGTGCTCAGCAGGAGCTGTCAAAACAGTCCACTGGTCTCCATTGCTTAGGTGCTGAGGAATAATGAAGAAACAATGAAACCCATGATGCAAACATGATATGGCACACAAGAGGAAATAGACACCACAAAAGGTGCAGAGGCCTGCAAGGACAGGCGTACTTTCCTGGGAAAAGCTGTGTTATTCCCTAGGGATAGGATGATCTCTGCATAGACTCCACTGATGGATTTGTTTGGGGAAATGGGAAAGAGAAATGAGGTGTTAAACTAAACAAAAATGTATCCCTCACCTGCTCTTAATTGCAATGTCAGTGATGTGAGGACCCTGAGCAGCAGGCAGAGCAGTTCTGCCAGGGAGATGAATTACTTCCCGTAGTGTAATGGCAGTATTGCTCGGTGACTTTCAGCTGCGTGGGAAGCAGCTTTGCCTGTCAGGAGCAAAGGACTGGTACAGAGAATCTGACCAGAGTGGTAGGTAGATAAGGCAGGGGATGGTTGGGGAACCTCCCTCTACCCTGTGATCTCTGGGAGGTGGGTAGCCCCCTCTTTTGTCCCCAGTCCCCATAGGCAGTAGTGTTATGAGGCCTCTCAAAGACGGGAGAAGAGTAAAGAGAACCTGACCAGCTCCCaaggctggggaggaggcagaggtgtgtGGATCTCCCTTCTGTGCAAGGAGGTTGAATTCATGAGGGTGGCCAGGGGGAAGGTTTAGCTGGGTAATTTCCCGCTCCCCTCAGTTCTGGAAAGTCGAGCTCACAAGATTAGGAAAGGGGGAGAATTCAGGGGGCAAGGATAGGTATGGGGGTAACTTCCTTTCCCCTCAGAACTCTGTGACCAGCCCATAATACTGAGACAGCGCAAGGAGGCTGGTAAGTGCAGAGGTCAGTGCTGGTTATGTAGACGAGAGGGCTTGGGGTACGAAGGGCAAGGGATGGAGTTACGGTGCGGTAAAATTAAGCCCTCTGTCCATCCCCGCTGCTTAAGGTTAGGTGTTACTAGGTGGCAAACgggggttggagggggcaggtgaCGAGAGGAGTGGGCTGAGGGGGGAGGGTTCCtggccggggaggggagagaggggggtgggggcaggggccccccgcccccgctcagtTCTGGGCGCTGACCGCCAGGGTGTTGACGTAGCCGTGGGGCCCCATGTCGTTCTCGGAGATGCAGTGGCTGAGCTGGGCGGCGCCGGGCCCCGGGCCAGGGGCCGCGCTGTACTTGGCGCCCCCGGCGGCGGGGCGGAGCAGGCAGCAGGTCTCCATGGCCTCGAGGCCGCGGCAGGCCAGGAAGAAGAGGTTCTTGAGCATGAAGACGGAGAGCGGCTGCTGGTAGcgcagcagcaggaggcagcgCAGGGCGAGCAGCGGCGCGTCCAGCAGCCCGGCGGGCAGCAGCAGGTGCAGGGCCAGGCGGGCGGCCCCCGGCGGCCGGGCGGCGCTGAGCTCGTAGAGCCAGAGCACGGGCGAGGCCAGGCAGAGGAAGTAGACGGCGATGAGCAGGTAGCGCAGCGGGCCGGGCAGCGGGGCCGGGCGGCCGGGCTGCAGCACCAGTTCCAGCAGGGTGAAGCTGTCCAGCAGGTCTAGGCAGGTGGCCAGGAAGGCGGCGGCTGcgcggtgctggggcgggggctggggcggcagcagcagctggccgGCGCCGTCGGGGCCGATGGCCCGCAGCAGGCAGTAGAGCAGCGGGGCGGAGAGCGCCAGGGTGACGCGGAAGCCGGTGGTGCCCAGCGGCAGGCGCAGCTCGATCAGCTCCAGGATGGAGGTGCCCAGGATCAGCGCCGCCTTGGGGGTGAAGGCGATGGAGTAGATCAGCCAGGCCAGGTGCGCGTAGGCGAAGTCCCCTCCCCGCAGGgggcccccagcccggcccgcgCCCCGGCCGCCGTGcggggggtgcagcagcagcggGTGCAGCGGCGGGGGGTGACCCTGCGGGGGGCGCTCCCGGCGCCGGGCCCGGCTGTTGCGGCAGAAGAAGATGCCCCAGCCGGCCGCCAGCACCAGGTCGGTGGCGATCCAGCTGCACCAGTAGAGGTCGGTGACGGCGATCAGGTAAAGGTCCAGCAGcgcgccctgccccagcagcagcaccagggacaGCGCCTTGTAGCCCCAGCGCGACCCGCCGGAGCCCCCGCCCGGCCACAGCAGCCCTCCAGCTGTGGCCGCCGCTGCCCCCCCGGCCGGGCCCGCGCCCCCGTACAGCTCCCCCGCCGTCATGCTGCAGcccgagctgctgctgctgctgctggaggccggGGAGGAGGCGGCGGGGGCCGGCGCGGCCGGGGCCGGCACCAGGGGTTTGCTGAtgctctcctcctcctcgccgctgctgctgctgcgggccCGGGCCGAGTCCGAGCTGGAGCCCGACACGCGGTGGCTGCGGCCGCCcaggaacaggggctgcaggtcgacGGCGGGGTGagcgggcggcggcggcggctggaAGGagccggaggaggaggaggaggagcccgaGCGCTGGTTGGAGACAGCTCGGTGCATTGTCCTCCCCGGCCCCAGAGcgaggggcccgggccccggccGCGCTCAGCTCCGGCCGGCGGCACCGAGGGTTGGggccaggggctggagggggccagCGAGCGCGGAGCCCCGCCTGGATCCGCCGCAATCCCGGAGCGGCTCCACGGGCGAGAGGCGGGCTCCGGAGAAGGCAGCGGCGGCTCCACGCGCGAGAGAGGCGGGGAGCTGCGAGGGGGCccgcggggggcggggagaggcggAACGAGGAGACTCCCCGAGTGGCGGGAAGGCTGAGGCGAGGCTGAGCCTTCTCCGGCAGCTCGGGTGGGGGGTGCGTGGGCTGGAGCGGGGAGCGGCTGTGCCGcgggaggcagggcctggggcccccGCAGCAGGAGCGTGGGCTGAGCCCAGGTCAGTGCCTCAGCCCCCGGGAGAGGAACCCCGCacctggct of the Gopherus flavomarginatus isolate rGopFla2 chromosome 1, rGopFla2.mat.asm, whole genome shotgun sequence genome contains:
- the TMEM121B gene encoding transmembrane protein 121B; protein product: MHRAVSNQRSGSSSSSSGSFQPPPPPAHPAVDLQPLFLGGRSHRVSGSSSDSARARSSSSGEEEESISKPLVPAPAAPAPAASSPASSSSSSSSGCSMTAGELYGGAGPAGGAAAATAGGLLWPGGGSGGSRWGYKALSLVLLLGQGALLDLYLIAVTDLYWCSWIATDLVLAAGWGIFFCRNSRARRRERPPQGHPPPLHPLLLHPPHGGRGAGRAGGPLRGGDFAYAHLAWLIYSIAFTPKAALILGTSILELIELRLPLGTTGFRVTLALSAPLLYCLLRAIGPDGAGQLLLPPQPPPQHRAAAAFLATCLDLLDSFTLLELVLQPGRPAPLPGPLRYLLIAVYFLCLASPVLWLYELSAARPPGAARLALHLLLPAGLLDAPLLALRCLLLLRYQQPLSVFMLKNLFFLACRGLEAMETCCLLRPAAGGAKYSAAPGPGPGAAQLSHCISENDMGPHGYVNTLAVSAQN